In Musa acuminata AAA Group cultivar baxijiao chromosome BXJ2-10, Cavendish_Baxijiao_AAA, whole genome shotgun sequence, a genomic segment contains:
- the LOC135624501 gene encoding putative disease resistance protein RGA3, producing the protein MMHANGVVHSIYVCVCVQGTTTSPCETSESGFRECGEISLVLEMAMVLDSFVSRYIEQVTGFVEGEICKVLGVKKEIKTLQEKLEMIKCYLESAERKSRGDPGIEAWVRKLKAIMYDADDIIDLCMMEGGKLLEARGSASASGVSFAFSFVSSCFRCTKHRHEIAGEIEAINGRLKQIAEDTSILSNLQSSGSHQPQPEKPTVLETTSLEVEEDIVGGQIEVDADTLINAMLEDTKQKCRIFGIVGMGGIGKSTLARKIFNDERMRVNFPIQKWLYISKNYSETKLLGELIRCASNKSEGGEAKQESFEGQSKSELEIKLASLLTKNLFLVLDDVWSANLWNDFLRKPLSKAVGCTILVTTRKETVLKGMRPSYTHPVEKMDVNSGWMLLRNLVFGAEEEDDERRLKEVGMKIVRKCDGLPLAIKAIAGVLVCNDRSIGKWEEVLESDAWNMNQIDDEVPGALNLSYVDLPSHLKQCFLYCSLHPQKSDMYYKEIIRFWVAEGLIAQQGNRLLEDIAEEYYHELIWRNLLQVDAGTLGQKNFSMHDHLRSLGACLMKEEGKLIRHGQKLDVRANAKIRRLSVSKMGSKLVLPDQIMQEKCLRTLIVIDSPRTKIIEDNVLRMLPHLRVLDLSYTSIKRLPDCIGDLLQLRYIDLDETNIYEIPESIGRLANLQTLNLYNCAYLHRLPNAITRLHSLRCLDIENVPLTHVPKGIGKLMDLNHLEGFVIGHNDPTNELHEEGCDLEELQALSKLRCLRIYVLERAVTGVSVLADKTLLKELTLSWMPPEEDGDDEEEDGDGGDDSNSENDGGEDENNNDDGDDDDDDDDDDDDDDDDDDADEDDDNDDDDDDDDDDEEEDEEEGNEEDNKDEDEGQGVTWTEEQFQAVEKVCDELSPPSSLEDLIFQRFPGRQLPCWLMSTSLDKSFPNLAYLRFWFLKSCTELPPLGMLPLLKHLDITGGEAIKTIGPEFLGRKFPGASAFPKLEHLEFDEMPNWEEWSVWGMEENDQGPHLKLFPNLKICKIIDCPKLRALPEGLSHATKLKELYLDSTQDLREITNLRLNYKLEVKDNTMLNRISNLSMKYLKVEDCPNLEYVENLDRLQQLVLICPRQMKQLPQWLSTLIQQRQSIPSAQWSFRKLELQCNTVLLKSCLEGNENWHIIQQIPDVIIQTYSRKSYIRYSKHPRMYDAKV; encoded by the coding sequence ATGATGCACGCTAATGGTGTTGTACActctatatatgtatgtgtgtgtgttcaaGGAACCACCACTTCCCCGTGCGAAACATCCGAGTCTGGTTTCCGAGAGTGCGGAGAGATTTCACTTGTCTTAGAGATGGCAATGGTCCTGGATTCATTTGTTTCAAGATACATTGAACAAGTGACGGGCTTTGTTGAGGGAGAGATATGCAAAGTGCTGGGggtgaagaaggagatcaagacgCTGCAGGAGAAGCTGGAGATGATCAAATGTTACCTCGAAAGTGCAGAGCGGAAAAGCCGTGGGGATCCCGGCATCGAGGCCTGGGTGAGGAAGCTGAAAGCCATCATGTACGATGCCGACGACATCATCGATCTGTGCATGATGGAAGGTGGCAAACTGTTGGAGGCTCGGGGATCGGCATCGGCTTCGGGGGTAAGCTTCGCTTTCAGCTTTGTTTCTTCTTGCTTTCGGTGTACCAAACATCGCCATGAGATTGCGGGTGAAATCGAAGCcattaatggtagactgaaacaAATAGCTGAGGATACCTCCATCCTTAGTAATCTACAGTCTTCTGGTAGTCACCAACCCCAACCCGAAAAACCAACTGTACTTGAGACGACTTCCTTGGAAGTCGAGGAGGACATCGTAGGGGGACAAATCGAAGTAGATGCTGATACTCTAATCAATGCCATGCTAGAGGACACCAAACAAAAATGTCGTATTTTTGGGATTGTTGGAATGGGCGGAATCGGGAAGTCCACTCTGGCACGTAAAATATTCAATGATGAAAGGATGAGAGTCAATTTTCCCATTCAGAAATGGTTGTATATCTCTAAGAATTATTCGGAGACGAAGTTACTCGGAGAGTTAATTCGGTGCGCATCTAACAAATCTGAAGGAGGTGAAGCCAAACAAGAATCTTTCGAGGGACAAAGCAAATCAGAATTGGAAATCAAACTTGCCTCTCTCCTCACCAAAAATTTATTTCTCGTGTTGGATGATGTCTGGAGTGCAAATTTATGGAACGATTTCCTCAGGAAACCACTAAGTAAAGCAGTAGGTTGCACGATCTTAGTCACCACGAGGAAAGAAACTGTGTTAAAAGGTATGAGACCCAGCTATACCCACCCGGTGGAGAAAATGGATGTTAATAGTGGCTGGATGTTGCTTCGAAATTTGGTATTTGGAGCTGAGGAGGAGGATGACGAGCGTAGGTTGAAAGAAGTAGGCATGAAAATTGTCAGAAAATGTGATGGTCTTCCCCTTGCCATCAAAGCTATCGCAGGTGTTCTTGTTTGTAATGATAGGAGCATAGGGAAGTGGGAAGAAGTCCTCGAAAGTGATGCATGGAATATGAACCAGATCGACGATGAAGTACCGGGGGCTTTGAATTTGAGCTATGTGGATTTACCATCTCATCTGAAACAATGTTTTCTGTACTGTTCTTTGCACCCCCAGAAAAGTGATATGTATTACAAGGAAATCATTCGGTTTTGGGTAGCTGAAGGCCTTATCGCACAACAAGGAAATAGGCTGTTGGAAGATATAGCCGAGGAATATTACCATGAGTTAATTTGGAGGAATCTTCTACAAGTGGACGCAGGTACCTTAGGCCAGAAAAACTTCTCTATGCATGACCATTTACGATCTCTCGGTGCATGTTTGATGAAGGAAGAAGGAAAATTAATTAGACATGGTCAAAAATTAGATGTTAGAGCCAATGCAAAGATCCGTCGGTTGTCAGTGTCTAAAATGGGGAGTAAATTGGTACTGCCAGATCAAATTATGCAAGAGAAGTGTCTGAGAACCTTAATTGTTATCGATTCCCCTCGAACCAAGATAATCGAGGATAATGTACTCAGAATGTTACCACATCTTCGAGTGCTGGATCTGTCTTATACATCGATCAAGAGACTTCCAGATTGTATCGGAGATCTGTTGCAGTTGAGGTATATAGATTTGGATGAGACAAATATTTATGAGATACCAGAATCTATAGGACGCCTTGCAAACCTACAAACTCTGAACCTCTATAATTGCGCATATTTGCACAGACTTCCTAACGCGATCACCAGACTGCACAGTCTACGATGTCTTGATATTGAAAATGTTCCTCTGACTCATGTACCCAAGGGAATCGGAAAACTGATGGATCTTAATCATCTCGAAGGATTTGTGATCGGCCACAATGATCCAACGAACGAGTTGCATGAGGAGGGATGTGACCTAGAGgagctgcaagctctttctaagcTCAGATGTCTGAGAATATATGTGCTAGAGAGGGCAGTAACAGGGGTCTCGGTACTTGCGGATAAAACTCTTCTCAAGGAGCTGACATTAAGTTGGATGCCTCCAGAAGAAGATGgtgatgatgaggaagaagatGGTGACGGTGGAGATGACAGCAACTCTGAGAATGATGGAGGTGAGGACGAGAACAACAATGACGatggcgatgatgatgatgatgatgatgatgatgatgatgatgatgacgacgacgacgatgctgATGAGGATGATGacaatgatgacgatgatgatgatgatgatgatgatgaggaggaggatgaggaggaaggaAATGAGGAGGATAACAAAGATGAGGATGAGGGCCAAGGAGTGACATGGACTGAGGAGCAGTTCCAGGCAGTTGAGAAGGTATGCGATGAACTCTCTCCCCCATCCAGCCTGGAAGATCTTATCTTTCAACGATTCCCCGGTCGGCAACTCCCATGCTGGTTGATGTCAACCTCACTAGACAAATCCTTCCCTAATCTGGCATATTTGAGGTTTTGGTTCCTCAAATCATGCACGGAACTGCCTCCTCTAGGCATGTTGCCCCTTCTGAAACATCTCGACATCACCGGCGGTGAAGCCATCAAAACCATTGGGCCAGAGTTTCTGGGCCGCAAGTTCCCTGGAGCTTCCGCATTTCCAAAACTTGAACATCTGGAGTTTGACGAAATGCCCAACTGGGAAGAATGGTCAGTATGGGGGATGGAAGAAAATGATCAGGGACCGCACCTCAAGCTCTTTCCTAATCTGAAGATATGCAAGATCATAGACTGTCCGAAACTGAGAGCTCTTCCAGAAGGCCTATCCCATGCTACCAAGTTGAAGGAATTGTATCTTGATAGTACTCAAGACTTGAGAGAAATCACAAACCTCCGGTTGAATTACAAGCTCGAGGTCAAAGATAACACGATGTTGAATAGAATATCCAACCTTTCCATGAAGTATCTGAAGGTGGAAGATTGTCCGAATCTGGAGTACGTGGAGAATCTCGACAGGTTGCAACAGCTGGTCCTGATATGTCCACGACAAATGAAGCAACTTCCGCAGTGGCTATCAACCCTAATTCAGCAGCGCCAAAGCATTCCTTCCGCTCAGTGGAGCTTCAGAAAACTGGAACTGCAATGCAACACCGTGCTGCTGAAGAGCTGTCTCGAGGGCAACGAGAATTGGCATATCATTCAACAGATTCCAGATGTCATAATTCAAACCTATTCCAGGAAAAGTTATATTCGATACAGCAAGCATCCACGCATGTACGATGCAAAAGTATGA